tattattatatggtttatTTAAGGTGAAATCCACTGTGttaaattcgcttggatatattttttgttAGAAAATTATGAGCTGTAATTAGGAGTCCCACCGTCTCAAGTttgcgagttttttaaagagatttcttgtacgatttcttttgtattttcaaaagcgaacaaacttaaaacatGACTCGTACACGGATAACGTATCAAAATACcagtaaaaatatcttcaatttttataatagtagagataatgATGTAGCTCGCGTGCTCGCTCGAAGGCACACATCGCATGTCCGTATGGCACACATaagcatataaaaaaaatgatgcagCTCGCAGTCGCAGATGTGCAGCTAACCTTGAGATCATGAAACACGACGTCGAGCAGATAGGAGCACTTATGAACATATACTCCAGTGTATATGTTTCCTAGGTTTGGGCTTAATCGAAAATAGCGAATGTGTGAAGAGTAAAGTTGTACCCACGGTTCAACAATTGGCATGTGGATGTGATATTGTATAATAATAATTTGAGAACTGAAAGTGGGTGCGCTCGTTCTAATGCAATAACTTAGACAATTTATTATTGTGGTGAAACAACTTAGCAAAGTTGTTGTACTCCTTCTAATACAAGAACTTAGACAATTTATCATTTTGGTGAAACGACTTGACTATAAGCATGTGTTGTGCTGAGTGGGTGAGTTTTTTTTCATGATGTCTCGTATAGCAATCCTACTAATATTAATTTAACTTTAAGAATTACATTGCAAACCCAATTTGCACCAtcgatttggattttttttcatcacctTCTAAAATTCaaccaaaatataatattttttgcaTAGTAaagtttaattgacttttagtATACTCATACAAATCCACGCtagtatattatcaaaataagtAAAATATTTagaataattaagttgtcacaTCGTTTATTAACTTATTGTATCAAAAATCGCACCCACCTTACAAGTTGTTGCACTCATacgtttatttataaaattcttATAGACACTGAATTGCACACATCTACTAAGTTAATATACCGTACATGCAATTTACTCATGCGTGAATATCATACCAACCCAAGACTTCTTATTAGGCTGGGCTTTACCAAAATACTTATTGGGCTGGGCTTTATTGAAATTATTCTTGGGCTCTTGGGCTGGGCTTGatgaaaaataggaaaaaaaaattcttgggCTGGGCTCgatggaaaataaaaaataaagtacaaaTGTGTGGCTGCTGGGATTCGAGCCCAGGTCTCCACGGCCACAACGTGGAATTCTCACCACTAAACTACAGCCACATTGTTGGTTTAGTGATTGATTCATTTCTATTTTAACACAAATTAGTGCAAGGGCGTGATGAGGGGATTAATAAATAACATGTTAAAAAAACATCAAGAAATGTAATATGGATGCGGCAGGAAAATAAAGACCAAATTGCTGGAAACATGTCCAAATGCCCCATCTATTGTGTTATTgtgcatgtactccctccatactcataaaagaagtcgtttaggacaatgtttaagtcaaacattgagaatataaatcatgaataactctcaagttgtcgagtttaaaaatgtaaaagttatatgtatagatttgtcttgaaaaatacttccatacaagtatacatatatcacttttcaataaatatttttatataaataaaaagttaaagttgtgttttgaagaccgtgtcactgttctaaacgacttcctttatgagtatggagggagtaccttttTATATGCGAACCTACAACTATAAGCCTGGACTTATAATGTACATTTGcaattcaaaataaataaatatcaaTATGTTTAAGTTATCATATTATTCTAATTCTAACTTGAGAGATGAATATTATgttatgttgttgatttcaattgttgaaaaaaaattgctatAGTTAGATACTCTGCTTGTTTTATTTGCATATTCCATTAAACATTCTCAATAGATTAGTGGTGGAGCCAGAAAATCTTCACATATAGGACTGAGCTAATAAAAGCTTACTTATTTTAATAAACTACATATTAATTTTCAAGATTATAATAAGGATAATGAAGCAAGGCATGGGGCTCAAGCCATACTCTGCCTTGCTCCCTCCATCCTAGTATATATGCTTGACGTTCTGGGATAAGACAAAAGTAAGGATGCAAACGAAGATGTAGGGAGAAAAGGGAGACGATGATTCTTATACAAGATTAATTAGGttccttggtaggtaatagccatGCATAAGCCCTGGTGAGGTAGTTGACAGCTAGGGATTAAAAACTCTGAGTTGAGTTGGACAAGAAGGCACAAGTATTTTCTTCGAGCTTCCACCAAAGTTGACTCGGATCAAATTAGATGTAGGTTTATGTTGTCTTCTATTGAGTGACCACTATATCAATATCACAAGTATAAAGTACGGAATAAAAATCTTAGTCTATCCTACGACTATGTTGGAAAGCCCTAGTGAGGCCATAGATGGCTAGTTGTTTCTTTGCGCTTTCACTAATGTCGATTTGATGGGATTAGATATGTTTTGTGTTTGTTGTTCCTTGAGTTGCAAAGTGATATGTTCCTCTTGTAGATATTTTGTATTTATATCATGGTACTCATGTCTATGGAAAACTCAGGAAGTAAGTTAGACATGAATTTAAGCAGTCCTAACTCCTAAGACCACATCTCCTATTCTTATCAACGActtttctttatttgcttgagCGCAAGCACATCAACAACTTTTGCGCTTGACTATAGAAAcaatcccttctttctataaagttaacgCCAAAAGCTCAAACCTCATGCTTCCACGTCATCATCAATTGTGAACCGTTGGATGAATGCATTAGATTGCTTCTCAGCCATTGGATGGGACACATCATAGAGCCCAACCCATCAGGCACCGAGTGAGTCTCTTCACCTCCTTAGTGCCAAATATAGCCCACATGAACACATTGCCTAATCTCCACACACATCTACATGTATCAGGCCCATCAATCCGTATAAAAGAGATTTATGGCCGAATGCCCATTCAGTTAACATTACAATTTGTTAACTTACGTCAAACCATTTTGCTTTTTTGTAGCTTATGCTTTGAATGTGCTACCTAAATTAACTACAAAATTTAGATAGGGTTGCTAAAAAGAATTTCTCTAAGAAAGTCATTTGTTTCTTCCGTTTCTTCTTGAGATTGTACCTCCTATCTAACAAATTGATGTTAACCAAGTCCAGCAGCAACGTGCGGGGCATCCTCTAGTAGTTATTGATGTCATGGCCATATATTGTTGACATGGCAGATGATCTTTACCATCCATTGAGAGAACTTCCACCACAACACGAGGGAGTTAAGTTTTAATATAAAATGTCTAAAATGGAAAGATTATGGTGTTGCACCACATGCTGATAATAAATTAGGGTAACACAATATTTTCCAATTCCCTAAATAAACACATGCTGCTTGTACATGTGCTAACttgtttacatttttttttgacatcgGCACTAGTGTTATGTTAAAAGTATGAGAAATCTAAAGTTGTCACGCTAGCAAACACGATATATTTATCGAGAAAGTTCTTATATTGCATAAAAATGTTAGGTCCACCCTTCTTATATTCCCTCAACATTTGCTTAAGATAAGGTCACAATATAAACTGaaacttatttgaaaattaCATATTATTTAATAACCggtggaagaaaagaaagatgaGTAATAGAATGGGGTGGCTGGGTGGTGGAGCCAGGCAGGTTTTCCGACCAGAAATCTCGCGTTCCCATTTgctggcttcttcttcttcttcttcttcttctgcaatCCCCCCGACCGATCAATCCTTCCTTCGCCTTAcacccccctccgccgccgccgccgccgtcgcttcggTCGCCTtgcctttcctttccttccttcgCGGTCGCGGCGTCCTGTCTCGTCCTCGTGTCCCCGGGCGCCGCTATGGCGCTCTCCGCCGGCGATGTGCCGACGATGTACACAGTCCTCGTCAACTCGCTCAGCGCCGACGAAGcagtgcggcggccggcggaaaCAGCTCTCGCGCAGTGCGAGGCCCGCCCAGGATTCTGCTCATGCCTACTGGTAAGCCATTgtgcctccccctcccccgtaTTCATCCCTCTAGGGCTTGGCCTCTCGTCTTCGATCCATGGGGGCAATGGCGCACGCCTCTCAGGGAGCTAATTGCTGATCTGATTTTTCTCCAGGAGATCATCTCAGCTAGGGGTTTGGCTTGCCGTGAAGACGTGCGTCTGCTTGCCACAGTATATTTTAAGAACAGCATCAGTCGCTATTGGCGACATCGCCGGGATTCCTAGTGAGCCTCCATTCTATTCTATTCAACTTCACATACTTGTTTGTCTTTTGCTTTTCTGTTCGATGCGACACATTTCCGCTGGAGTCATTGACAATTCTAACTTAAAACTCAAGGAGCAGCAACTGATAGCCTCCGAAAGGAAGCATAAGCTACCATCGAACCAAATTACTTCTTCTTTTAGATCACCTATTTCACGGGGCAAATGCACCCTTTGGATATGATATGATAATCCCAACTCTGCATTTATGAAGTACAACTTCTGATTTGCTTTACATTTTTGCAACCTGTTGATTTAATCTGACATCCCACTCACCAGCCTAAATTATTTGGTGTAGTGGAATTAGCAACGAGGAGAAGGACCACCTTCGAAAAAACCTTTTGGTAAATATACGAGAGGAGAATAGCCAGGTGCACATTTTATAACATATATGCAATCCGATAACATTGAACAAATATAATATGCATTGATCGGAAATTGCTTTCTTGTTGTTGCCGCTGCAATGCAGATTGCACTTCAGCTAGCTGTACTAATTTCCAAGATTGCACGCCTAGATTACCCAAAAGAATGGTATGCCTACAACTCTTAtcaactctctctctcatatGGTTGAATAGTTTTGTACAATGCTTTCTCACGATGAATGACATTCAGGCCAGACCTCTTCTCTCTGTTGGCACAACAGCTGCAGTCAGCTGATGTTCTTGCTTCACATCGTGTATTCATGGTTCTGTTTCGAACTCTGAAGGAGCTATCAACTAAACGGCTTGCTGTTGATCAGAGGAACTATGCTGAGGTATTTTCATTCGGCAGAATCCACTTATATATGTGCATCAATACTTAGATGTGCTTGTGCTTTGTTGATTTTTCCATCTTTCCTTCAGTTTGGTGTATGTCAACTAAAATGATTGATGGACCACATTAACATATACATATTAGCTCAATTTAGCCGAGCATGTTAAGGCATCTGAAGTGCCAAGCAGGTGGATCGCTATTATGCGAGCCTGTCAATATTGTCAGATTGTTCTTCAATGATCAATAGAAATGTTGTTCATAGAACTTTCTATTGTTTCATCAATTGTTTTCTAAAACATGAGTACATGAATTTATGCTTAAACATAAAATTATGATTTCATACATCTCACTAATCTATGCAGATCACTAGTCACTTGTTTGAGTATACCTGGAACCTCTGGAAGAGTGATGTGCAGACTATATTACAGAATCTTTCTATGCTGTCACAGCGGAGTGATATAGATTCCATTTTAGAGCAATCAAATGATCTTATGTTGATCTGCGACCGGTGGTTGCTTTGTCTAAAAATAATCAGGCAACTAATATTTTCAGGATATGCAAGTGACTCAACAACCGCACAGGTAGTCATAATTTCTATTTTGATTATATCTTTTGCTCATAGTTTTATTGTTCTACAATCTTCATCAACTGGTCCAGAAAGCAAGAGCGCTAACCAACTGTTGTGCTCTGTAGGAAGTCTGGCAGGTTAGGGAAGTTTGTCCAACAGTTTTAACTGCCATTCAATCCCTCCTTCCTTATTGTAAGTTACACATTTTACTTGTAATCTTGCATTTGTTCCTTCTTTGATCGTAGTCTGACTTGACCATTTAACCTAAGTAGCCAGAAACAGCTTCAATCTTCTGAGTTCACCAAATTATATCCATTGCAAGTTATATTAAACTTTAGGTATTAATCATTGATGATGAGGGATATCCTTTTGCAACCTTTTTTGCTATTTGCCTCGGGAATTATTTAACACCAAGAAACTGAGAGTGAATTATTTCTTTGGTCTTCTAAAAAGTATGGTGAACTAAATATTAACCTGTAACACGACCCCGATTATATCTGTTATTATCAACTGAAACCTTTGTTTCTTTAATCTTGTTTCTGGTGTTAATCTTTCTGGCCTGCCAACTTACACTCTCATTCATTTCAGTTTGCTTTGTTCAAGTAAATTATCTTCTGTTACTCTTACTTGACAGATTCCTCCTACAAAGATAAGCAAGCAAAACTATGGGATTTTGCAAAAAGAGCATGCACTAAGTTGATGAAAGTCCTTGTTACCTTACAAGGCAGACATCCATATTCTTTCGTTCACCAAGCTGTTCTTCCAGCTATAGTCGATTTCTGTTTGAATATGATCACAAATCCTGAACAGGGTGGAGCATCTTTTGAGGAGTTCCTTATACAAAGTATGGTTTTTGTTAAATCAGTATTGGAGTGTAAAGAATACAAACCAAGTCCCACAGGTCGTGTGATCAATGAAAGCTCACAGCCTTTGAGTCTGGAGCAAcggaagaaaaactttggagcAGTGGCTAGTGACATGCTGAAGATTGTTTTGCCTGGTGACCGAGTTATGTTGCTGTGCAACATTTTGATAAGAAGGTAATAATTGGAATTCATAGAATTGGCACATTTCTATAGTACCCACCTAAACTGCATGCTGTTTGGATGTGCATGTTTTGGTCCTTTTGCAAATATAACAAACTTGGGGTTTGTCTAAGATAAGATAGCCTTTATTTCAACTTGAAAAACTGCAAAACTgctggatatgcattttgaagCTAACCATAATGATGTTCCCCCAAAAGATAGTAAAAATGACTTGCAGTATGGCATCTTTTGGCCAACTATCTATGCACATTATGTTTACACTAAGGTATCCCTGCGAGTGGAGTATGTCTCCCTTGTAGCTATGCATTATGTTCTCATTTTTGGATTTTGTTTGCCTTCTTAGACTCTGAAAGTTTCCAATTCTTGTCCAGATATTTCATTTACACAGCAAAAGATTTGGAAGAATGGTCAGAGAATCCTGAATCATTTCATCATGAGCAGAATTTGGTACAATGGACTGAGAAACAACGCCCATGCGCTGAAGCCCTCTTTATTGTTATCTTTGAGAACTATCGAGAGGTTTGTACATCGTGATGTTCTTTTGCTGTGACATGTGGGCCTATAACTGAATCTTGTAGTGCTTATAGAATGATATGTTGTTTCAGCAATTAGCTCCAGTTGTTGTTTCCATTCTTCGTGAAGCCATGGCTCTGTCTCCACCACTGGAAACAGATGTTACTGCTGGAATGCTTTTGAAGGATGCTGCTTATACAGCTGCTGGTCATGTTTATTATGAACTTTCAAATTACCTTAGTTTTAATGAATGGTAAGTTAAAAAGAGCAGCAATACCTTGTAGAAGATTGGATAGTCTTCATACATTTTAGTTAGTGTTGACATTTTTCTATGTTGAATTTAGTGAAGATGAGATTAATATTTATACAGCTGTTTGCAAACGCTCCTTGATGTTACACTTTATATTCTTATGCAGACATTCTGTATCTGAGTAAGAAAAATCAATGGCTCTATCTAATTCTAGTTCATTgtctttctttcctttcctttccttttttcatTTCTTCAGGTTCCATGGATCTCTATCCATTGAAATTTCAAATGGCCACCCAAATATGCGTATCATCCGTCGAAAGATTGCATTGCTACTTGGTCAATGGATTTCTGAGGTTTAGTTCTTTAATATTGTTCAAGAAAAACTAAATATTAATGCCAAAAGTTTATTTTGTGGGTTCCTACCTATTTAGCTTCTAATATTTTTAACTCTGCAGATCAAGGGTGACACTAGGAAATTAGTCTATCATGCTTTGGTCGGATTGCTGCAGGACAATGACATAGCTGTCAGGGTATGTTTGTATACCTTTGATTGTATACCTGTATATTCTCCCAATTATTTAATAATTTGTTCATGCTGTTAAACTTTCAGCTAGCAGCATGCTCTTCTCTGTGTTATCTTTTTCAAGAATCAAGCTTTTCAGAACTAGATTTGTTTGAATGTCTTCCTACATGCTGGACAATGTGTTTCAAGTTGACAGAAGATGTCCAAGAATTTGATTCGAAGGTTTGAATCTCCACTGTGCACCTTTATTCTCCTTTCTGTGCCAATTTGAACATCATCTTATGCGCGTGTGCATGCCCGTATGCTCACACTCTAAGGGCTTCTTTTGTAGGTGCAAGTGTTGAATTTCATTTCAGTCCTTCTTGAACATGCTGGAGACAAGGTTATTCCATTTGCAAGTCAGCTATCACATTTTTTCCAGAAGGTATGGCCTAAAGCCCCCATTTCCTTTTGTATGTACCTATATTTGTAGAATGGAATTCTCTTGTTGGCTGAACTGACTGGGCAGTATGCTCTTGACATACCatcatttgaaaaattttatGTTTGGAAAGGGTTAGATGAGCGCGCCTTTGTCAATAAGCTTTCCCCAGTTTATTTTAACTTCCAATGCCGTGTAATTTTTCCTCTCCATCTAATAATACTAGAAATACCTCTGCAGTTCCATCTTATTGATTTGCTATCTTTCGTGCAATAGTTTTAGATAGCCGGTTAGCAAGTTAATGCATGTTTACCTTTTGCTTTCTTTGAGAGTAAAATCATTACAACACAAACTTTTTGTGT
The window above is part of the Oryza sativa Japonica Group chromosome 7, ASM3414082v1 genome. Proteins encoded here:
- the LOC4344385 gene encoding uncharacterized protein, whose amino-acid sequence is MALSAGDVPTMYTVLVNSLSADEAVRRPAETALAQCEARPGFCSCLLEIISARGLACREDVRLLATVYFKNSISRYWRHRRDSYGISNEEKDHLRKNLLVNIREENSQIALQLAVLISKIARLDYPKEWPDLFSLLAQQLQSADVLASHRVFMVLFRTLKELSTKRLAVDQRNYAEITSHLFEYTWNLWKSDVQTILQNLSMLSQRSDIDSILEQSNDLMLICDRWLLCLKIIRQLIFSGYASDSTTAQEVWQVREVCPTVLTAIQSLLPYYSSYKDKQAKLWDFAKRACTKLMKVLVTLQGRHPYSFVHQAVLPAIVDFCLNMITNPEQGGASFEEFLIQSMVFVKSVLECKEYKPSPTGRVINESSQPLSLEQRKKNFGAVASDMLKIVLPGDRVMLLCNILIRRYFIYTAKDLEEWSENPESFHHEQNLVQWTEKQRPCAEALFIVIFENYREQLAPVVVSILREAMALSPPLETDVTAGMLLKDAAYTAAGHVYYELSNYLSFNEWFHGSLSIEISNGHPNMRIIRRKIALLLGQWISEIKGDTRKLVYHALVGLLQDNDIAVRLAACSSLCYLFQESSFSELDLFECLPTCWTMCFKLTEDVQEFDSKVQVLNFISVLLEHAGDKVIPFASQLSHFFQKIWDESAGESLLQIQLLAALRTFISSVGYQSPLSYHMLIPILQSGINVDSPDALNLLEDSVLLWETTLLNAPSIVSQLLDLFPYLVGIVTRSFDHLEVTINIIEDYIIFGGSEFLKRHGASLANILDTIVGNVNDKGLLTALPIIDLLIQLFPQEAPPLISSALQKLIFICLNQDDEHNPSRTTVRASAGAILARLLVMNTNFTGKLLSEPALLTSIQQTGISVNNNLLLSLVDMWIDKVDDANVIQQKEYAMALSVILTLHVPQVIDKLDDILSVCTTVIMGGREVKTEDDTSGDITSSSWLGNDNSGYSNTSKELRKRQVKDSDPIKQASLEDMLRDNLKACAALHGDATFNAAIGRIHPAAFAQLQQALNIA